Proteins found in one Enterococcus sp. 9D6_DIV0238 genomic segment:
- a CDS encoding LysR family transcriptional regulator has protein sequence MNFIYLQSFYHVVSTNSYSKTANQLGYSQSNISYHIHKLEEQYGQELLFKRKEKIVLTKAGELVFTFAQSLMKEHHKLLNQLEQKNEVLRIGTIESLSSSLMVTYLSKLRQLYPEMKFRVSVEDEQTLFDLLAKDELDLIFIFDEMTTNTMNYVHLYAEETFELVTHKKNVVDHPESYEMILTDNKCSYRKAFLEQYRSAMNISIVLELANPEDIKKLLSSGNETAFLPKYATKDLSSQNFIHSPLPLNKPFYLQWLFADEKKNSQLDKLISLLLEDPHYEVKIKR, from the coding sequence ATGAATTTCATCTATCTTCAATCTTTTTACCATGTCGTATCAACGAATTCCTACTCAAAAACAGCCAATCAGCTGGGCTATTCTCAAAGTAATATCAGCTATCATATCCATAAATTAGAAGAGCAATATGGACAGGAATTATTATTCAAGAGAAAAGAAAAAATTGTTCTGACAAAGGCTGGCGAATTAGTCTTCACATTTGCTCAATCATTGATGAAAGAACATCATAAACTTCTCAACCAACTAGAACAAAAAAACGAAGTTCTTAGGATCGGAACGATCGAAAGCCTTTCTTCCAGCCTGATGGTCACCTATTTGTCAAAACTTCGGCAACTTTATCCTGAAATGAAATTTCGAGTGAGTGTAGAAGACGAGCAAACACTTTTTGACTTGCTAGCAAAAGATGAACTAGACTTGATTTTTATATTTGATGAGATGACAACGAATACGATGAATTACGTTCATTTATATGCTGAAGAAACCTTTGAATTGGTCACCCATAAAAAGAATGTGGTCGATCATCCAGAATCTTACGAAATGATTTTGACCGATAACAAATGCAGCTATCGCAAAGCCTTTCTTGAACAATATCGTTCTGCTATGAACATTTCGATTGTGTTGGAATTAGCGAATCCTGAGGATATAAAAAAGTTACTATCCTCTGGAAACGAGACTGCCTTTCTTCCGAAATATGCCACGAAAGATCTGAGTTCACAAAATTTCATCCATTCTCCCTTACCTTTAAATAAACCTTTCTATTTACAATGGCTATTCGCAGATGAAAAAAAGAACAGCCAACTCGATAAACTCATCTCGCTCCTTCTTGAAGATCCTCATTATGAAGTAAAAATAAAAAGATAG
- a CDS encoding anti sigma factor C-terminal domain-containing protein, protein MDLNKSIKKAKRKQLVMFSCISMIIFLIMSILLVITVDKVSTRNYHKLDKALFAYQTIASPNTQIDSQVISNSSIFGGEVVTNQSKNIDGYIVPWSSLRSKYSLFKQSIDYNELMPSWYHSSKNSYEYNRQTKQKVATFYNPKIEDYYDGIKNELDDIQAMEDSVAEVAISFDQPYTYNEVKKMFPSDVNVVWLYLFSEERDERQGPSGMPVYGFQLNVDEKNRVVDVEADKADFFHSFKTYSAAMNNQEITTFIHDNQEKDMADIEVLGVMVTGEVKHLAGLKDRSFVRGSSMGVTVPIVPYIIPEK, encoded by the coding sequence ATGGATTTAAATAAAAGTATCAAAAAAGCAAAACGAAAGCAGCTAGTGATGTTTAGTTGTATCTCAATGATCATTTTTTTGATTATGTCGATTTTGTTGGTCATTACTGTAGATAAAGTCTCAACAAGGAATTATCATAAATTAGATAAAGCACTGTTTGCCTATCAAACGATCGCTTCTCCGAATACACAAATAGATTCACAAGTGATTTCCAACAGCTCGATTTTTGGCGGAGAAGTCGTCACGAATCAATCGAAAAATATAGATGGTTATATTGTACCTTGGAGTAGTCTACGTAGTAAGTACAGTTTGTTCAAGCAATCGATCGACTACAATGAACTGATGCCTTCTTGGTACCATTCATCAAAAAATTCATATGAGTACAATCGTCAAACAAAACAAAAAGTTGCTACGTTTTATAATCCAAAGATCGAAGATTATTATGATGGCATAAAAAATGAATTGGATGACATTCAGGCTATGGAAGATTCTGTCGCCGAGGTAGCGATCTCTTTTGATCAGCCATATACCTATAATGAAGTGAAGAAAATGTTCCCGAGCGATGTCAATGTTGTATGGTTATACCTGTTTTCTGAAGAAAGAGATGAGCGCCAAGGACCTTCTGGTATGCCTGTATATGGTTTTCAATTAAATGTAGATGAAAAAAATCGCGTAGTTGATGTGGAAGCAGATAAAGCTGATTTTTTCCATTCATTTAAAACCTATTCTGCTGCAATGAACAACCAAGAAATAACAACATTTATTCATGATAATCAAGAGAAAGACATGGCGGATATCGAGGTTTTAGGTGTGATGGTCACAGGAGAAGTAAAACATTTGGCAGGATTAAAAGATCGATCATTTGTTAGAGGAAGTTCTATGGGGGTAACGGTGCCGATCGTTCCGTACATTATACCAGAAAAATAA
- a CDS encoding MurR/RpiR family transcriptional regulator, protein MAIFDYLKLNDLSSVEQEIYRFIVNNLEKIPYMRVRDIADGAHVSSTSVFRFVQKIGFHSFPEFRFYIGTHLENVRQDETKKHIGIEERVNSLNMGIFHPDVEYQIKNMAYALRDSDCILFMGMGASGAIAQYSARKLASLGYLSIALDDLTYPIRSFLRRDQKNVIIFLSVSGETKELIEVIAGLEDKNIVKKYCITLNKKSTLAQQCDYSIEYEIKEERKDIYLDLTSQLPSIAILETLISYLKDFRKDQ, encoded by the coding sequence ATGGCGATATTTGATTACCTAAAATTAAATGACCTATCCTCTGTAGAACAAGAAATTTACCGATTTATTGTGAATAATCTAGAGAAAATCCCTTATATGCGTGTTCGTGACATTGCAGATGGCGCACATGTTTCCTCAACATCTGTTTTTCGCTTTGTTCAAAAAATTGGCTTTCATTCTTTTCCGGAGTTTCGCTTTTATATAGGCACTCATTTAGAGAATGTCCGTCAAGATGAAACTAAAAAGCACATTGGGATCGAAGAACGAGTGAACTCTTTGAATATGGGCATCTTTCATCCTGATGTTGAGTATCAAATAAAGAATATGGCCTATGCCTTGCGTGATAGTGACTGCATTTTATTCATGGGAATGGGGGCATCAGGGGCTATTGCCCAGTATAGCGCAAGAAAACTCGCAAGTTTGGGCTATTTATCGATTGCTTTGGATGATTTGACCTATCCTATTCGAAGTTTTTTACGCAGAGATCAAAAAAATGTGATTATTTTTCTAAGTGTTTCTGGTGAAACGAAAGAATTGATCGAAGTGATTGCAGGATTAGAAGATAAGAATATCGTAAAAAAATATTGTATTACCTTAAATAAAAAAAGTACGCTGGCTCAACAATGTGACTACTCTATCGAGTATGAAATCAAAGAAGAGCGTAAGGATATCTACCTAGATCTGACGAGTCAGTTACCTTCGATCGCTATTTTGGAAACGCTTATCAGTTATTTGAAGGATTTTCGTAAGGATCAGTGA
- a CDS encoding ROK family protein produces MYVGFDIGGTTVKYGVLDENGTILEKGSIKTEYEPDSFYASLLAIVKDAQTRFQIKGIGMSAPGIVQQDGLMLTAGAIRPLYGENFKEKLTALTGLPVTVENDANAVAIAEKWIGNAIGMENYLCLVLGTGVGGGIVINGKVYRGAHGMAGEFGWMMIDKLPEKGDLEAVSINKRSAIVGGLIPLYNEAQKQRKKNVIPISDAREIFALAEEGDALAIEITKQFYVDLSVGLVNLISCFDPEAILIGGGVSANKMFHRELQKTLVEVETRHASINYLRGKTIAPVIPAKLENDAGLIGAVYQIHQAVTK; encoded by the coding sequence ATGTATGTAGGATTTGATATAGGTGGAACGACGGTCAAATATGGTGTGCTAGATGAAAATGGGACGATTTTAGAAAAAGGAAGTATCAAGACGGAATATGAGCCTGATTCTTTTTATGCCAGTCTTTTAGCGATTGTCAAGGATGCACAGACACGGTTTCAAATTAAAGGAATCGGTATGAGTGCGCCGGGAATCGTACAGCAAGATGGACTTATGTTGACAGCTGGGGCAATCAGACCGTTGTATGGAGAAAATTTTAAAGAAAAATTGACAGCGCTGACAGGTCTGCCGGTAACGGTCGAAAATGATGCAAACGCAGTAGCGATCGCAGAAAAATGGATCGGAAATGCTATTGGCATGGAGAATTATTTATGTTTAGTGTTGGGAACGGGTGTTGGTGGAGGAATTGTGATCAATGGAAAGGTTTATCGCGGAGCACATGGTATGGCTGGTGAATTTGGCTGGATGATGATCGATAAGTTACCGGAAAAAGGTGATCTTGAAGCGGTTTCGATCAATAAACGAAGCGCGATCGTCGGCGGATTGATCCCACTTTATAATGAAGCACAAAAACAAAGAAAAAAAAATGTTATTCCAATCAGTGATGCGAGAGAAATTTTTGCTTTAGCTGAAGAAGGAGATGCTCTTGCTATAGAGATCACTAAGCAATTTTATGTCGACTTGTCTGTTGGATTAGTCAATCTAATTAGCTGCTTTGATCCGGAAGCTATTTTAATTGGCGGGGGTGTCAGTGCAAACAAAATGTTCCATAGAGAACTTCAGAAAACACTAGTAGAAGTCGAAACAAGACATGCGTCGATCAATTATTTGAGAGGAAAAACGATTGCACCCGTGATTCCGGCAAAATTAGAAAATGATGCTGGACTGATTGGTGCAGTCTATCAGATCCATCAAGCGGTCACTAAATAA
- a CDS encoding RNA polymerase sigma factor, protein MKKDVTVEEALFSLGQEVIQVLIKKGSTLEDAEDAVSKTYDTLFSMFITLKQENLRPWFFRVSFNNYIDLFRKRKREMEYTAQYSEFRSNLIHEPQDFWLIIDSLKNEEKELLWLKYYYQLSYEEIAVILDTKVETVKKRLYRTRKKLKADWEEEGWI, encoded by the coding sequence ATGAAGAAGGATGTGACAGTTGAAGAAGCGCTATTTTCATTAGGACAAGAAGTGATCCAAGTACTAATAAAAAAGGGGAGTACATTAGAAGATGCAGAGGACGCAGTTTCTAAAACGTATGATACGCTATTTTCTATGTTTATTACTCTCAAACAGGAAAATTTGCGGCCCTGGTTTTTTAGAGTCTCGTTCAATAATTATATTGATTTATTTAGAAAAAGGAAACGTGAGATGGAGTATACCGCTCAATATAGTGAGTTTCGATCGAATCTGATACATGAGCCACAAGATTTTTGGTTGATTATTGATTCTTTAAAAAATGAAGAAAAAGAACTATTATGGCTTAAATATTACTATCAGCTCTCTTATGAGGAGATTGCTGTTATCTTGGATACGAAAGTAGAAACGGTAAAAAAACGCTTATATAGAACTCGAAAAAAATTAAAAGCAGATTGGGAGGAAGAAGGATGGATTTAA
- a CDS encoding rhodanese-like domain-containing protein: protein MKKYISQVFNDNVKSIEGNRFSEKLMYETDIADLAFDFYHQLVDYTILDVRSQKDFQECHIPEAISCPGGNLPQDTLEVGAKIVVYCWGPSCNGATKAAMKLMARGYQVKELLGGIEYWAKENCPLEGKNTSRALFWEYASLS, encoded by the coding sequence ATGAAAAAGTATATTTCTCAAGTATTCAATGATAATGTAAAATCGATCGAAGGGAATCGTTTCTCTGAAAAATTGATGTATGAAACAGATATTGCCGATTTGGCATTTGATTTTTACCACCAGTTGGTTGATTACACGATTTTAGATGTTCGCAGCCAAAAAGATTTTCAGGAGTGTCATATACCAGAGGCTATTTCCTGTCCAGGAGGGAATTTGCCTCAGGATACGCTGGAAGTAGGCGCTAAAATCGTTGTCTATTGCTGGGGCCCTTCCTGTAATGGTGCAACTAAAGCCGCTATGAAGTTAATGGCGAGAGGGTATCAGGTGAAAGAATTATTGGGAGGAATCGAATACTGGGCAAAAGAAAACTGTCCGTTAGAGGGAAAAAATACTTCTAGAGCACTTTTTTGGGAGTATGCTTCATTGAGCTAG